From a single Prionailurus bengalensis isolate Pbe53 chromosome A1, Fcat_Pben_1.1_paternal_pri, whole genome shotgun sequence genomic region:
- the LOC122487013 gene encoding uncharacterized protein LOC122487013: protein MGRQPRPRRSSLRTASGPEGEGAAESCFGARRLLMLPRQLPPQQRLQERSLSLSSISLSLSVSFFFLSSELAVLGLRRRDLARCGRAASPQACGTRGGARAAGRPPLPWVMPGAFPSGLQVLPEWPPRGAPRRGPLAAPARRDCRPSPQARALGGGRISSVQLLRRSTPRLAALDLHNQKLIPVEMQWVCPRFDDTFILKAVMFEGYGNDCSVQF, encoded by the exons ATGGGCCGGCAGCCCAGGCCTCGGCGGAGCAGCCTGCGGACCGCGTCCGGCCCGGAGGGTGAAGGGGCGGCCGAGTCCTGCTTCGGCGCACGCCGATTGCTGATGCTCCCGCGGCAGTTGCCACCACAGCAGCGGCTCCaggagcgctctctctctctctcttcgatttctctctctctctctgtctcttttttttttttaagttctgagcTCGCAGTACTTGGGCTGCGCCGGCGAGATCTCGCGAGATGCGGCAGGGCCGCTTCACCTCAGGCGTGTGGTACCCGAGGCGGTGCTAGAGCTGCCGGCCGCCCCCCGCTCCCGTGGGTGATGCCGGGGGCTTTCCCGTCGGGCCTGCAGGTGCTTCCGGAGTGGCCGCCGAGGGGCGCCCCGAGGCGAGGTCCGCTCGCTGCTCCGGCCCGCCGCGACTGCCGGCCCTCACCCCAGGCCAGAGCCTTAGGGGGAGGCAGGATTTCCTCTGTGCAGCTTTTGAGGCGGTCGACTCCCCGCCTGGCCGCGTTAGATTTGCATAACCAGAAACTCATTCCAGTGGAGATGCAGTGGGTGTGTCCACGCTTCGATGacacctttattttaaaagctgtgaTGTTTGAAG ggtaTGGGAATGACTGCTCTGTGCAGTTTTGA